A window from Haloarchaeobius amylolyticus encodes these proteins:
- a CDS encoding DUF58 domain-containing protein, with translation MTTVDTGRWNVGLTAALVMGALGLFTKNTTLFLAAAIGLSYAAYGYATRPPSLDLAVERSLSTTSPMPGEDVEVTVTVRNESDSPVADVRVVDGVPDTLGVVSGAPRHLTSLLPGEEETFTYTIKARRGVHEFEQATLVTRNISGATKAETAVDLPDRISCRAGIDDVPLGNRTISYTGRIETDTGGEGTEFYQVRKYQRSDPMNRIDWKRFARTGELRTVEFRESRAASVVVVVDTRYESRISRRPEEPDGVELSMYAAGRLCGALLNDGNRVGLARYGGTFDYLEPGTGDEQAVRIRKNLSLAASTTIPVADGADADANATADDDGGADSWQGEAPTPEDTDGPAPKPTPDGGWRVDWLRRRIPNEAQVVFVTPMMDDGPFETLRRLRAAGHEVRVVSPDVTSDESAGSKLESIRRDTRLRTLRGRKTKVIEWSPDQPLFAAIEMAMRRWSA, from the coding sequence ATGACGACAGTAGACACCGGACGCTGGAACGTCGGCCTGACGGCCGCCCTCGTGATGGGCGCCCTCGGGCTGTTCACGAAGAACACCACGCTGTTCCTCGCGGCAGCCATCGGGCTGAGCTACGCGGCCTACGGCTACGCGACCCGGCCCCCGTCGCTGGACCTGGCGGTGGAGCGGTCGCTCTCGACGACGTCACCGATGCCCGGCGAGGACGTCGAGGTGACGGTGACCGTCCGCAACGAGTCCGACTCGCCCGTCGCCGACGTTCGCGTGGTCGACGGCGTGCCGGACACGCTCGGGGTCGTCTCGGGCGCCCCCCGACACCTGACCAGCCTGCTCCCCGGCGAGGAGGAGACGTTCACGTACACCATCAAGGCGCGCCGGGGCGTCCACGAGTTCGAGCAGGCGACGCTGGTCACCCGCAACATCAGCGGTGCGACGAAGGCCGAGACCGCGGTCGACCTCCCCGACCGCATCTCCTGCCGGGCCGGCATCGACGACGTGCCACTGGGCAATCGCACCATCTCCTACACCGGTCGCATCGAGACCGACACCGGCGGCGAGGGCACCGAGTTCTACCAGGTGCGCAAGTACCAGCGGTCGGACCCGATGAACCGCATCGACTGGAAGCGCTTCGCCCGGACCGGCGAACTCCGGACCGTCGAGTTCCGCGAGAGCCGGGCCGCGAGCGTCGTGGTCGTGGTCGACACGCGCTACGAGTCCCGCATCTCCCGGCGCCCGGAGGAACCCGACGGCGTCGAACTGTCGATGTACGCCGCGGGCCGGCTCTGTGGGGCCCTGCTGAACGACGGGAACCGCGTCGGCCTCGCCCGGTACGGCGGGACCTTCGACTACCTCGAACCGGGTACCGGTGACGAGCAGGCGGTCCGCATCCGAAAGAACCTGAGCCTCGCCGCCTCGACCACCATCCCGGTCGCCGACGGCGCCGACGCCGACGCCAACGCGACCGCCGACGACGACGGCGGCGCTGACTCCTGGCAGGGCGAGGCCCCGACCCCGGAGGACACCGACGGGCCGGCCCCGAAACCGACGCCCGACGGGGGCTGGCGCGTCGACTGGCTGCGGCGGCGCATCCCGAACGAGGCACAGGTCGTCTTCGTGACGCCGATGATGGACGACGGCCCGTTCGAGACGCTCCGTCGCCTGCGCGCGGCCGGCCACGAGGTCCGCGTCGTCTCGCCCGACGTGACCTCCGACGAGTCCGCCGGCTCGAAACTCGAGTCCATCAGGCGCGATACCCGGCTGCGGACGCTCCGCGGCCGGAAGACGAAGGTCATCGAGTGGTCCCCCGACCAGCCGCTGTTCGCCGCCATCGAGATGGCGATGCGGAGGTGGTCGGCGTGA
- a CDS encoding DUF7519 family protein, whose amino-acid sequence MSDYQFDDGPARLSSRLAVGIAVIAALVLGVLAGQGLEAVLGLFGAGAIAHGARRLDADQSRDRAEGSVAFVAGVVAIVVALSTFKQSFAVAVVMTCSLVAVAFVALEALVGIDDETIQTMGGTLSRSILVLIVAAIVAAAVHAKFFSTLAVLFVAALGSLVTAHPLVSFVALQLEALAVGLLLARSVAVLDEWLPDQRYDPRSTGLEQFGVSAHEVPRGVWAILGIELLAAAMPAGRALFDTALAMTYSFGSFVEAVLLSWVPHAVFGLAILLLSGIVLARTAQNLFVSWVGRQPPKSLAYSAGGVIASIGIGLVTAIPPVVRLVAGGFGEQSSFTLAFETYGMGATFLGIVAGALIVMLVVIPVVMFVLSFEYLPADSTGFALGAGLLLVATVASALSNALPIAVFVGMTGALLTWDLGLNATLVGHEVGQVAETRRGEVVHAAGAIGVGLLAIVVSVLAVQFLVPGTASIDLPRWRAVGALTLLLVSLVAFSRLASTGQAEG is encoded by the coding sequence GTGAGCGACTACCAGTTCGACGACGGTCCGGCACGCCTGAGCAGCCGGCTCGCCGTCGGCATCGCCGTCATCGCGGCCCTCGTCCTCGGCGTCCTCGCCGGGCAGGGGCTGGAGGCGGTGCTGGGGCTGTTCGGCGCCGGTGCCATCGCCCACGGCGCGAGACGGCTGGACGCCGACCAGAGCCGCGACAGGGCCGAGGGCAGCGTCGCGTTCGTCGCGGGCGTCGTCGCCATCGTCGTCGCCCTCTCGACGTTCAAGCAATCGTTCGCGGTCGCCGTGGTGATGACCTGTAGCCTCGTGGCGGTCGCCTTCGTCGCCCTCGAGGCGCTCGTGGGCATCGACGACGAGACGATCCAGACGATGGGTGGGACGCTCTCGCGGTCCATCCTCGTCCTCATCGTCGCGGCGATCGTCGCCGCGGCCGTCCACGCGAAGTTCTTCTCGACGCTCGCCGTGCTGTTCGTGGCGGCCCTGGGTTCGCTCGTGACCGCGCATCCGCTGGTGAGCTTCGTCGCGCTCCAGCTGGAGGCGCTCGCGGTCGGCCTGCTGCTCGCGCGGTCGGTCGCCGTCCTCGACGAGTGGCTGCCCGACCAGCGCTACGACCCCCGGTCGACCGGCCTCGAGCAGTTCGGCGTGAGTGCGCACGAGGTCCCACGGGGCGTCTGGGCCATCCTCGGCATCGAGTTGCTCGCCGCGGCCATGCCGGCCGGGCGCGCGCTGTTCGACACCGCGCTCGCGATGACCTACTCCTTCGGGTCGTTCGTCGAGGCAGTCCTGCTCTCGTGGGTTCCCCACGCGGTCTTCGGACTCGCCATCCTGCTGCTGTCGGGCATCGTCCTCGCCCGCACCGCACAGAACCTCTTCGTGAGCTGGGTCGGCCGCCAGCCGCCGAAGAGCCTCGCCTACTCTGCCGGGGGCGTGATCGCGAGTATCGGTATCGGCCTCGTGACGGCGATTCCCCCGGTCGTGCGCCTCGTCGCCGGCGGGTTCGGCGAGCAGTCCTCGTTCACGCTGGCGTTCGAGACGTACGGGATGGGTGCGACCTTCCTCGGCATCGTCGCCGGGGCGCTCATCGTGATGCTCGTGGTCATCCCCGTCGTGATGTTCGTGCTCTCGTTCGAGTACCTCCCCGCGGACAGCACCGGGTTCGCCCTCGGGGCGGGCCTGCTGCTGGTCGCGACGGTCGCCAGTGCCCTGTCGAACGCCCTGCCCATCGCGGTGTTCGTCGGGATGACGGGCGCGTTGCTCACCTGGGACCTCGGGCTGAACGCGACGCTGGTCGGGCACGAGGTCGGCCAGGTCGCCGAGACCCGCCGCGGCGAGGTCGTCCACGCGGCGGGCGCCATCGGCGTCGGCCTGCTCGCCATCGTCGTCTCGGTCCTCGCCGTCCAGTTCCTCGTCCCCGGGACGGCCAGCATCGACCTCCCGCGCTGGCGGGCCGTCGGCGCCCTGACGCTGTTGCTGGTCTCGCTGGTCGCGTTCTCCCGGCTCGCCTCGACGGGACAGGCAGAGGGGTAG
- a CDS encoding universal stress protein: MTEVLVAVDGSDHAHQAAEHAIDLAKERDATLHCLCVVDERKFGSPALSSDEASMVLAEDHGHECASQVREAAEAQGIPVVTDIRHGIPDEVILDYAADIGAEVIVMGRHGDHSEHIGGVRKGIERGSDAELVVVDKSKLA, translated from the coding sequence ATGACCGAAGTACTCGTCGCGGTCGACGGGAGCGACCACGCGCACCAGGCGGCAGAGCACGCCATCGACCTGGCGAAGGAGCGCGACGCGACCCTGCACTGTCTCTGTGTCGTCGACGAACGAAAGTTCGGCTCGCCGGCGCTCAGCTCCGACGAGGCGTCGATGGTGCTCGCCGAGGACCACGGCCACGAGTGCGCGTCGCAGGTCAGGGAGGCCGCAGAAGCGCAGGGCATCCCCGTCGTCACCGACATCCGTCACGGCATCCCGGACGAGGTCATCCTCGACTACGCCGCGGACATCGGCGCGGAGGTCATCGTCATGGGCAGACACGGTGACCACAGCGAACACATCGGTGGGGTTCGAAAGGGAATCGAACGCGGGAGCGACGCCGAGCTGGTGGTCGTCGACAAGAGCAAGCTAGCCTGA
- a CDS encoding succinic semialdehyde dehydrogenase, giving the protein MSDQVPATDTPAATLPPNLSRDTFDRLDRLVTHAEARTETRDVEAPFTGNVVSAVPECAPDDVELAFERARSAQTDWADRDAEARAAVAKRLHDAVLDNREALVDVVQLESGKSRAHAYEEVLDVAATARYYGYRAADLLESERRRGMVPGLIRAEVHHHPVGVVGIISPWNYPLTLSISDAIPALLAGNAVVCKPAEQTPYTALFARHLLRKAGLPEDLFQVVTGEGASLGPALVEESDYVCFTGSTATGREVAAAAGRNLVDCSLELGGKNPLLVLPDADLDRAVKGAIGACFTNAGQLCISVERCYVHESLYEEFTERFVEATEALTLGPGYDFEHAVGSLVSADQLEKVQAHVADARERGATVHCGGQARPDLGPYFYEPTVLTDLPADADAACEETFGPVVSVTPVDSTTEAVERANDSEYGLNASVWTENEDLGRAVARDIDCGTVNVNDAYAASWASIDAPMGGMDDSGVGRRHGPEGLMRFTEAQTVAVQRLALGDPVGVGSALEAKTLSAALRLWKRIPFLR; this is encoded by the coding sequence ATGAGCGACCAGGTCCCCGCGACCGACACGCCGGCCGCGACGCTTCCCCCGAACCTCTCCCGGGACACCTTCGACCGACTCGACCGACTCGTCACCCACGCCGAGGCCCGGACAGAGACGCGCGACGTCGAGGCACCGTTCACCGGAAACGTGGTGTCCGCGGTGCCCGAGTGCGCCCCGGACGACGTCGAACTCGCGTTCGAGCGCGCCCGCAGTGCCCAGACCGACTGGGCCGACCGCGACGCCGAAGCGCGTGCCGCGGTCGCGAAGCGACTGCACGACGCGGTGCTGGACAACCGCGAGGCGCTGGTAGACGTGGTCCAGCTGGAGAGCGGGAAGTCGCGCGCCCACGCCTACGAGGAGGTGCTGGACGTCGCCGCGACGGCCCGGTACTACGGCTACCGGGCGGCCGACCTGCTCGAATCCGAGCGTCGGCGCGGGATGGTCCCGGGCCTGATCCGGGCCGAGGTTCACCACCACCCCGTCGGGGTCGTCGGCATCATCTCGCCGTGGAACTACCCCCTCACGCTCTCCATCTCGGACGCCATCCCCGCCCTCCTCGCGGGGAACGCGGTCGTCTGCAAACCGGCCGAACAGACCCCCTACACCGCGCTGTTCGCGCGCCACCTGCTCCGGAAGGCCGGGCTTCCCGAGGACCTGTTCCAGGTCGTCACCGGGGAGGGCGCCAGTCTCGGCCCCGCACTCGTCGAGGAGTCGGACTACGTCTGTTTCACCGGCAGCACCGCCACCGGCCGGGAGGTCGCCGCGGCCGCCGGCCGGAACCTCGTCGACTGCTCGCTCGAACTCGGCGGCAAGAACCCGCTGCTCGTCCTCCCCGACGCCGACCTCGACAGGGCCGTCAAGGGCGCCATCGGCGCCTGCTTCACGAACGCGGGTCAGCTCTGCATCTCGGTGGAACGCTGTTACGTCCACGAGTCGCTGTACGAGGAGTTCACGGAGCGTTTCGTCGAAGCGACCGAGGCACTCACGCTCGGCCCGGGGTACGACTTCGAGCACGCGGTCGGCTCGCTCGTCTCGGCCGACCAGCTCGAGAAGGTGCAGGCCCACGTCGCGGACGCCCGGGAGCGCGGGGCGACGGTCCACTGCGGCGGGCAGGCCCGCCCCGACCTCGGCCCGTACTTCTACGAACCGACGGTCCTCACCGACCTCCCCGCGGACGCCGACGCCGCCTGCGAGGAGACCTTCGGCCCCGTCGTCTCGGTCACGCCGGTCGACTCCACGACCGAGGCGGTCGAGCGCGCGAACGACTCGGAGTACGGTCTCAACGCGAGCGTCTGGACCGAGAACGAGGACCTCGGCAGGGCGGTCGCCCGCGACATCGACTGCGGGACGGTGAACGTCAACGACGCCTACGCCGCCTCCTGGGCCAGCATCGACGCCCCGATGGGCGGGATGGACGACTCCGGCGTCGGCCGCCGGCACGGCCCCGAGGGGCTCATGCGGTTCACCGAGGCACAGACCGTGGCGGTCCAGCGACTGGCGCTCGGGGACCCCGTCGGTGTCGGGAGCGCCCTCGAGGCGAAGACCCTCTCGGCGGCGTTGCGACTGTGGAAGCGCATCCCGTTCCTGCGGTGA
- a CDS encoding pyridoxamine 5'-phosphate oxidase family protein, whose product MFRIRGDWDHDAAAEFLTEATVPVRLSCHTPDGNLWMLSLWYEYDPGEGSFRCATAASADVVRYLRADDTVAFEISTNEVPYRGVRGQGTASIAPDENKTVLRRLLERYLGGTDSSLAKTLLSPDREEVCITVDIDRAYTWDFSDRMGDAGD is encoded by the coding sequence ATGTTCCGCATCCGCGGCGACTGGGACCACGATGCGGCCGCCGAGTTCCTCACCGAGGCGACCGTCCCGGTCCGACTCTCCTGTCACACCCCGGATGGGAACCTCTGGATGCTCTCGCTGTGGTACGAGTACGACCCCGGCGAGGGGTCCTTCCGGTGTGCCACGGCCGCCTCCGCGGACGTGGTCCGGTACCTGCGGGCCGACGACACGGTCGCGTTCGAGATCTCGACCAACGAGGTGCCCTACCGCGGGGTCCGCGGGCAGGGGACCGCGAGCATCGCGCCCGACGAGAACAAGACGGTCCTGCGACGCCTCCTCGAGCGCTACCTCGGCGGAACGGACTCCTCGCTGGCGAAGACGCTGCTCTCGCCCGACCGCGAGGAGGTCTGCATCACGGTGGACATCGACCGGGCGTACACCTGGGACTTCAGCGACCGGATGGGCGACGCGGGCGACTGA
- a CDS encoding universal stress protein produces the protein MGETILVPYDDSPQSVDALRHTLQKHPDDDILLLHVIDLMDAGFSTPIDGTLPGFWEEWYESQQESSERLFEDAQAIADEYDVTLATETVVGRPARTINDYAEENEIDHIIMGSHGRTGVSRVLLGSVAEAVVRRAPCPVTIVR, from the coding sequence ATGGGAGAAACCATACTCGTTCCGTACGACGACTCGCCCCAGTCGGTTGACGCCCTCCGGCACACCCTGCAGAAGCATCCCGACGACGACATCCTGCTCCTGCACGTCATCGACCTGATGGACGCGGGCTTCAGCACGCCCATCGACGGGACGCTCCCCGGCTTCTGGGAGGAGTGGTACGAGAGCCAGCAGGAGTCCAGCGAGCGCCTCTTCGAGGACGCCCAGGCCATCGCCGACGAGTACGACGTGACGCTCGCGACCGAGACGGTCGTCGGCCGCCCCGCCCGGACCATCAACGACTACGCCGAGGAGAACGAGATCGACCACATCATCATGGGCAGCCACGGCCGGACCGGCGTGAGCCGGGTCCTGCTGGGTAGTGTCGCCGAGGCCGTGGTCCGCCGAGCACCCTGCCCGGTCACCATCGTCCGGTGA
- a CDS encoding DHH family phosphoesterase, producing MSETFGSLSAVAELLPPDGPSLVVCHRHADLDAVGSARALGRLLPNATVCAPGGIGTQAEPLVADIVDSADPAEFAVTVVVDSADARRVEPVDLDRAETLVVLDHHEPGDLLERADAAYVVPDAGATAEIIYHLAVEADWTVDETTAYLLLAAIMGDTKRLAFATPATFDVVVDLLPLAGKRAHDLPEVLGPTWREGERLACLRAMQRLELFRNDDLVAGVTHVGSYASTAASAVVDAGADVAVVLSERDFGTRVAVRTNGAAHVDTVLDPLLATFDGSGGGHDNAGIANLDADRESVRERLDEILDASLGLEPY from the coding sequence ATGAGCGAGACGTTCGGGTCGTTGTCTGCGGTGGCGGAACTGCTCCCACCGGATGGGCCGTCGCTGGTCGTCTGTCATCGACACGCCGACCTCGACGCGGTCGGGTCGGCGAGAGCACTCGGACGGCTGCTCCCGAACGCCACGGTCTGTGCGCCGGGCGGCATCGGGACGCAGGCAGAGCCACTGGTGGCGGACATCGTCGATTCGGCCGACCCGGCCGAGTTCGCGGTCACCGTGGTCGTCGATTCGGCCGACGCCCGCCGGGTCGAGCCCGTCGACCTCGACCGGGCCGAGACGCTGGTCGTCCTCGACCACCACGAACCCGGCGACCTGCTGGAGCGAGCCGACGCCGCCTACGTGGTTCCCGATGCGGGTGCGACCGCGGAAATCATCTACCATCTGGCAGTCGAGGCCGACTGGACGGTGGACGAGACCACCGCGTACCTGCTGCTGGCTGCCATCATGGGCGACACCAAGCGCCTCGCGTTCGCCACCCCGGCGACGTTCGACGTGGTGGTGGACCTGCTCCCGCTGGCGGGCAAGCGGGCCCACGACCTCCCGGAGGTGCTCGGTCCGACGTGGCGCGAGGGCGAGCGACTGGCCTGCCTGCGGGCGATGCAGCGCCTCGAACTCTTCCGGAACGACGACCTCGTGGCGGGCGTGACCCACGTCGGCAGCTACGCCAGCACCGCCGCCTCGGCCGTCGTCGACGCTGGGGCCGACGTGGCCGTCGTCCTCTCCGAGCGTGACTTCGGCACCCGCGTCGCCGTCAGGACGAACGGCGCGGCCCACGTCGATACGGTGCTCGACCCCCTGCTGGCGACGTTCGACGGGTCGGGCGGTGGTCACGACAACGCCGGCATCGCGAACCTCGATGCCGACCGGGAGTCGGTCCGGGAGCGCCTCGACGAGATACTCGACGCGAGCCTGGGGCTGGAACCGTACTGA
- a CDS encoding MBL fold metallo-hydrolase produces MTTVTQVTADTYAVDAQMLGMPGSMSVYVVDADRPVVVDSGPATAAEHVLDGLEQCGIDPAEVASLFQTHVHLDHAGAAGSLAEACPNAEVVVHERGVDYLTDAEKLSRLYESARQALGDDIAAGYGEPARVPRDRCRVVSGGESLDLGDRRLEVIHAPGHAPHQVCALDSRTGTLFAADAAGMSLFDQLLPTTPAPDFDLDRSLETVALLRDREPETICYGHFGAREDAVDALDAYTELLPRWVEAVESAAETAGTRDVDAVVAELGGDWPSPTIERDVLGVLRTTE; encoded by the coding sequence ATGACAACGGTGACGCAGGTGACGGCGGACACCTACGCTGTCGACGCGCAGATGCTCGGGATGCCGGGGTCGATGTCGGTCTACGTGGTCGACGCCGACCGACCCGTCGTGGTCGACTCCGGGCCGGCGACGGCCGCCGAACACGTCCTCGACGGGCTCGAACAGTGTGGTATCGACCCGGCAGAGGTCGCCTCCCTCTTCCAGACCCACGTCCACCTCGACCACGCCGGGGCGGCAGGTTCCCTCGCCGAGGCCTGCCCGAACGCCGAGGTCGTGGTCCACGAGCGCGGCGTCGACTACCTGACCGACGCCGAGAAGCTCTCGCGGCTGTACGAGAGCGCGCGACAGGCCCTCGGCGACGACATCGCGGCCGGGTACGGCGAACCCGCCAGGGTCCCGCGGGACCGCTGTCGGGTGGTCTCCGGCGGCGAATCGCTCGACCTCGGTGACAGGCGCCTCGAGGTCATCCACGCCCCGGGCCACGCCCCACACCAGGTCTGTGCCCTCGATTCCCGGACCGGGACGCTGTTCGCGGCCGACGCCGCCGGGATGTCCCTGTTCGACCAGCTCCTGCCGACCACGCCGGCCCCCGACTTCGACCTCGACCGGAGCCTCGAGACCGTGGCCCTGCTCCGCGACCGCGAGCCGGAGACCATCTGCTACGGGCACTTCGGGGCCCGCGAGGACGCGGTCGACGCCCTCGACGCCTACACCGAGTTGCTCCCGCGGTGGGTCGAGGCGGTCGAATCGGCCGCCGAGACGGCCGGTACGCGGGACGTCGACGCCGTCGTGGCCGAACTGGGCGGGGACTGGCCGAGTCCGACCATCGAGCGCGACGTGCTGGGCGTGTTGCGTACCACCGAGTAG
- a CDS encoding DUF5802 family protein yields MFEALSSGFVVGQLSVLPTVGERPTLGEPEFAAAVDSTGDRETGYLLAHLPGCYIRVWVDTTTPAETLAVPTATVVDCDLDEGPMPVLFARATTARYLDRWLW; encoded by the coding sequence ATGTTCGAAGCGCTCAGTTCTGGATTCGTGGTCGGCCAGCTATCGGTCCTGCCGACGGTCGGGGAGCGGCCGACGCTCGGCGAGCCCGAGTTCGCGGCGGCGGTGGACAGTACCGGGGACAGGGAGACAGGGTACCTGCTCGCGCACCTGCCGGGGTGCTACATCCGGGTGTGGGTGGACACGACCACGCCCGCGGAGACGCTGGCCGTCCCGACCGCGACGGTCGTGGACTGCGACCTCGATGAGGGGCCGATGCCCGTCCTGTTCGCCAGGGCAACCACGGCACGGTATCTCGACAGGTGGTTGTGGTGA
- a CDS encoding CapA family protein: MSPAPGDDAESVTLAFAGDTMLGRLVDEHQRTRDATAVWGDLLPTIQTCDGVFLNLECCLSTGGDPWTETYHPFHFRADPEWAGPALRHAGVDWVSLANNHVLDFGVEGLYDTLDTLTSIGVACSGAGRTVAAARSPAVVSVGDCTVALVAFTDNTPEFAASQERPGTAYVEIDDSGSVPTETRDVVAESLAAATRADPDLLVVSLHWGPNMRTAPPQSFQSFAHWLVDQGVDLVFGHSAHVFHGVERYRDGLVLYDTGDLVDDYAVDSGLHNDRSFLFVVEVRAGSITGLRLVPTEIDEFAVNHAPDGVANWSRERMRTLSRRFGTEFRRDGEDLVLDLTVPPDTEKKAADD, translated from the coding sequence GTGAGCCCGGCCCCGGGCGACGACGCAGAGTCGGTGACGCTCGCGTTCGCCGGCGACACGATGCTGGGTCGACTGGTGGACGAACACCAGCGGACGCGTGACGCGACCGCGGTCTGGGGCGACCTGCTCCCGACCATCCAGACCTGTGACGGCGTCTTCCTGAACCTCGAGTGCTGTCTCTCGACCGGCGGCGACCCCTGGACCGAGACCTACCACCCCTTCCACTTCCGCGCCGACCCCGAGTGGGCCGGCCCCGCGCTCAGACACGCCGGCGTCGACTGGGTGTCGCTCGCGAACAACCACGTGCTCGACTTCGGCGTCGAGGGGCTGTACGACACCCTCGACACGCTCACGTCCATCGGCGTCGCCTGCTCGGGCGCCGGCCGCACGGTCGCCGCAGCGCGCAGTCCCGCCGTCGTCAGCGTCGGCGACTGCACGGTCGCCCTCGTCGCGTTCACCGACAACACGCCCGAGTTCGCCGCCAGCCAGGAACGACCCGGGACCGCGTACGTCGAGATCGACGACAGCGGCTCGGTCCCCACGGAAACCAGAGACGTGGTCGCCGAGTCGCTGGCGGCGGCAACGCGCGCCGACCCCGACCTGCTCGTCGTCTCGCTCCACTGGGGCCCGAACATGCGGACGGCCCCGCCCCAGAGCTTCCAGTCGTTCGCGCACTGGCTGGTCGACCAGGGGGTCGACCTCGTCTTCGGCCACAGCGCCCACGTCTTCCACGGGGTCGAACGCTACCGCGACGGCCTCGTCCTCTACGACACCGGCGACCTCGTCGACGACTACGCGGTCGACTCCGGCCTGCACAACGACCGGAGCTTCCTGTTCGTGGTCGAGGTCAGGGCCGGGAGCATCACCGGCCTGCGGCTGGTCCCCACCGAGATCGACGAGTTCGCCGTGAACCACGCCCCGGACGGCGTCGCGAACTGGAGTCGCGAGCGGATGCGGACGCTCTCGCGTCGCTTCGGAACCGAGTTCCGGCGTGACGGCGAGGACCTCGTGCTCGACCTGACCGTCCCGCCGGACACCGAGAAGAAGGCGGCAGACGACTGA
- a CDS encoding DoxX family protein: MRDSFDRLLARLKRPLLYVMGVLYVVAGVMHFVVPQVYAQIIPPFLPAPLALVYLSGVAEIVLGLGVMVPRTRRVAAWGLIALLVAIFPANVYMATSDVVLTGAPAAIRDPSGVGRWARLPLQAVLVLWAWWYTRPMPGDGG, translated from the coding sequence ATGAGAGACTCGTTCGACCGTCTCCTCGCTCGACTCAAGCGACCGCTGCTGTACGTGATGGGCGTCCTCTACGTCGTCGCGGGCGTGATGCACTTCGTCGTCCCGCAGGTGTACGCCCAGATAATCCCGCCGTTCCTGCCCGCGCCGCTGGCGCTGGTCTACCTGTCCGGGGTCGCCGAAATCGTCCTCGGACTCGGCGTCATGGTCCCGCGGACCCGCCGGGTGGCCGCCTGGGGCCTCATCGCCCTGCTGGTCGCCATCTTCCCGGCGAACGTCTACATGGCGACGAGCGACGTGGTCCTGACGGGCGCACCGGCGGCTATCAGGGACCCCTCGGGAGTCGGGCGGTGGGCCCGACTCCCGCTCCAGGCGGTGCTCGTCCTCTGGGCCTGGTGGTACACCCGGCCGATGCCCGGGGACGGCGGGTGA
- a CDS encoding RNA ligase, translating to MQYVAALGLSRAAFDEVAERFTTRTFRGREYHHLRQRTSALPPGTAIVDGTPVRGFPSVPRTLQLAAGIQHHFDGEFVVEEKLNGYNVRVVRLDDGTVLAVTRSGVVCPFTTWVVRQDLDLAAFFDAHPDAMLCGEMVGPENPYTTCDYPEVDSIGFFAFDVRDRASGHPMSVPERRECCERFGIPQVRSLGRFDPGEGDEVMAVVEALAEDDREGIVMKSRDGERLLKYTTSAANQGNLRYGFAYPFDYGKEYLFPRLLREAFMAVEQADDAEALRERQHAIGEAILGPFVEAIRAVEAGETLGETHVVRGDPIVLDELLEHLGNLGLTITIESDRTRDGERVLAFSKEYRSSTDSILAYLDGQPFGE from the coding sequence ATGCAATACGTGGCTGCACTCGGGCTGTCGCGGGCGGCGTTCGACGAGGTCGCCGAGCGCTTCACCACGCGAACGTTCAGGGGCCGGGAGTACCACCACCTCCGCCAGCGGACCAGCGCGCTGCCGCCGGGGACGGCCATCGTGGACGGGACGCCGGTCCGGGGGTTCCCGAGCGTCCCGCGCACCCTCCAGCTCGCCGCGGGTATCCAGCACCACTTCGACGGCGAGTTCGTCGTCGAGGAGAAACTGAACGGCTACAACGTCCGGGTGGTCCGACTCGACGACGGGACGGTCCTTGCGGTCACCCGGAGCGGCGTCGTCTGCCCGTTCACGACCTGGGTGGTCCGGCAGGACCTCGACCTCGCGGCCTTCTTCGACGCCCACCCCGACGCGATGCTCTGTGGCGAGATGGTCGGGCCGGAGAACCCCTACACGACCTGTGACTACCCCGAGGTCGACTCCATCGGCTTCTTCGCGTTCGACGTGCGCGACCGGGCGAGTGGCCACCCGATGTCGGTCCCGGAGCGCCGCGAGTGCTGCGAGCGCTTCGGCATCCCGCAGGTCCGGTCGCTGGGCCGGTTCGACCCCGGCGAGGGGGACGAGGTGATGGCGGTCGTGGAGGCGCTGGCCGAGGACGACCGCGAGGGAATCGTGATGAAGTCCCGAGACGGCGAGCGGTTGCTCAAGTACACGACCTCGGCGGCGAACCAGGGGAACCTCCGGTACGGGTTCGCCTACCCGTTCGACTACGGCAAGGAGTACCTGTTCCCGCGACTCCTCCGCGAGGCGTTCATGGCGGTCGAGCAGGCAGACGACGCCGAGGCGCTCCGCGAGCGCCAGCACGCCATCGGCGAGGCCATCCTCGGTCCGTTCGTGGAGGCCATCCGGGCGGTCGAGGCCGGCGAGACGCTCGGCGAGACCCACGTCGTCCGCGGGGACCCCATCGTCCTCGACGAGTTGCTCGAACACCTCGGGAACCTCGGGCTGACCATCACCATCGAGTCGGACCGCACCCGTGACGGCGAGCGCGTGCTCGCGTTCTCGAAGGAGTACCGCTCCAGTACCGACTCGATTCTGGCCTATCTCGACGGGCAGCCGTTCGGGGAGTGA